GAGTTTCCCAGGAAGCCTCTAGGGCAGCTCCCGCCTGAACTGCCAGCCGTGATGAACCACCTGGCCAACGGTCAGAGCCACATCGAGCCAGCCGGACCTCCCAGGGACTCGAGTCCTGTACTGGAGCAACAGCAGGATAGTGAACCCCCCAGCCGTCCACACCAGGACTATGTGGATAAACCACTGCGCCACAGTGGGGACAAGATGGGTGGCCGTTCCAGGGGATTAGAGAGAATCCCTAGTGAGCCGCAAACGCACTCCACCGCCACCACGACACCTGAACGGGGGTTCAAGCCGCCTTCATTGGATATCTCTACGCAGCTCGGCACAGTGGGTAAAGGGAAGCCTCAGGGTCACACTACTGCTAACAACAACTCCAATGCAGTATCCAGCGCTCACAGAGACATCACTCCACGCTGGGTTAAACCCTCAGAGACTAAGCTGGAAGCAGTCAAAGCAGCAGCCCGGGGGGCCCAGCTGAGCAGAGGGGTATCACCGGCTCCTTCCAGCCCGGACAACACTCTGCCGCCCTCCCGCCAACCACGCTCCAAGGGATTCGTTCCTGCCTCCGACCGAGGCTCTAATGCCTCTCAGTATGACAACGTACCAGGAACGGCCGAACACGATTTTGAAATACTGGAACTTGAGAAACCTCCAACTAGAATAAGGGCACCTCGTAGCGAGACACCATTCAGCGTATCATCACAGCATCAGGACAGTTCCAGCCGTGGAACCAGTCAAGCTGGGAGCATAGTTTGTGCTGCGTCAGGGCCCAGGATGGCCCAgcatccccctcctcctcacttctccAACAGTTCATCAGGGATCCAGGTCAGCTCCCCTGACAACCACAACCAGTATGTCCTAAGCAAGCCTACAGAGGTCCCAATCTTCCATCCCGCCCACGGTATGAACCTGGACcacaaaagaacagaaagacTCTACGCACCGTCTTCTCGATACCCGCCACCCTCCAGTGATGCGTACGGTCACCATGCATACGCCACCACCCAGCGGCAACCTAGCAGCCGGTCCCCGGAGAAGGCACTAAGGAACAACTCCTTTGCCACCTACCGCAGGCAGCCTCCCCCCAGCTCTGCTCACAATCCTCGCCTTGCCAAGCCTCCACCAGAGCACTCCCTGCAGCTAGAGCCCCAGGGGAGCACAACTCCTATCTACCTACAGCAGTTTACCTCCACCTCAGAGCCTAATCAGGTCAACTATAGGTTTGAGGGACAAAGAAGAGACGAGGCGAACCTGCGCTACCTTCCCAACGTCGAGCGGGTTGTAGACGGGCTCTTGTGGTCACCAGAGCATGAGCAGCTTCCTATATCCCCAGGTGGGATGCCACGCTCACCCAGCTTCCAGCAAGCCCAAATGTCTCCTGTCCAGCAATTTACCTTCCCCGCCAGCTCAGACGGCATACATCACTACAGGACAGAgttccaggagcagcagccggtCATAAGGCAACAGCTCCCCCAGTTGTTTGGAGGACCACACTACAGGCATGCACAAGAGGCTTTTGCCCTGCAGGAGACCATGCTGCTGTGACTGGAAGATACTGCAACAAAAACTGAGGTGTAGTCACCAACACTGTTGTAAAGACAAAGTTCCTAGCCTGCCTAGGATCCTGGATACGTTTCTGCTCTGTTGCTCTTCACATGTGAAGTACTGTACTCCAGACAGATATGCAGCATCAAAAGGCTGCAGGACATTTTTACTGATCACTCTAACAAAGAGGGAAAATCTTACtgaagattttattttatttttggatGTAAATCAGTTACAAAAGTACAGTAAGAGTACATATATTTTAGAGTCTATGTACAGTGACATTTTGTTAATACTGAGTTGTCAGTAGTATTAATAGTAATTCTCCTGAGCaaaaatctgatttattttccatctatttttttatgttgCTTACAGATTTTACATTGGACATTAATTTGCTGTTGAATGTTGAATGAACatattttcaaataaataaatagttccAATGACAGAATTAGAGAGAAGTGGTGACTTCTCAGTCGCTTCAAACCACACCTTCAGTTTCAGAGATGTAAGTTTGTTCTTCAACTTCTGTACAATGCTTTACTCATTTACAAGTGAAGTACAGGAAATGTACGTGTACTTTAGACCCAGGACTCTAAACCATGAGAGTTAATATACAGTTATTAGATCTTCTGACtcacaaagtcaaacaaaaCTTTCAAAATGACTGTAGCTCTATCTTAAATACATGTGAACTAGATGCAGTACAAGTTTGCTTTACTCCATTATATTACCATTATTCTCAACACTGTTTAGCTGCTAACACTTCCACTGGCATAATCATCTGCCGCACACACGACATGAATGTGAGTACGTTTAACGTCCTAATCAGTTACTTTACATAATATTAATTGTCATACTCTGATTCTGATGGAGTTATTCTCAGTCAGTATTGGCATACTGTTCTTTACATTCCGtaagttctgttttttttttgttaaatgacTAATTGAAAAACATTCTGACACTTTGCTTAATAAAAGAAAACGGGTGAAAAAACATCTTTGTCTGACCATGAATAAACACAGCAGAATCAAAGGTTTTAATAATGGTTGCGTAAAGGTGGTGGAATCCAGGGGTGATCATCTATTTAATTAATGACATCCACACTCAGTCCCACCTACTAACAATACACAGAGGGATGCAAAGACCGACATGAGATGTCCTTTCCTGTGACAGCCTCATCTTCCCTTACTGTATGAGGGCCCAGCTGTgaacagctgtcagtcaggggCCACTTAAGATAGAATGaaatttgtttcatttcattaaatttcatttaaataataattagcaCATTAACATGTCTTTATAAGTAAAGATCTGCTGATTTATTAAAACGTATCAATAGCATTTTTAtcagaaaaaaatgtattacataaacaaatgttaaatgaCCAAACTATTCTAGGTTACATGTTCCGATAATACCATTTAGTAAGAGGTTTCTTACCTGCTGCTTGCCTTTTCTACAGTGGAGCAGGAGCCAGACTCCTGTAAAATGTAATGGATGTCAGTCAAAGGGTTCAGCTGCTCAAATGCAAAAATTAATTAagaaatgtatgtatatattgaGTAACACGAAAATAGAATAATATTTTCATGTTAAttaatatatacattatattaaatataaaaactccTCACTGAAGctatattaataaaacaaatgataaaatattctaattaataATAGGTTTCTGGATGTTGGGAAAGCGAATTATGCTAGTCCTTTGTTTATAGACTACAGCACGACTCATCATAAGGCTCAAGTACAGGGTACTCAGGGTGACTCCACATGCTACTGGGTCCTAAGCTTCCTGACTAATAGACCACAGGTGGTGACGATTGGTCAGCGGTTCTCAGACAGCATCACACTGGACGTGGGATCACCTCAAGGCTgcgttctgctgcttctctctctctctacaccCACGACTGCTAGGCTCGACACAGCTCCAACTCCATAGTGAAATTTGCAGATGACAGCGGTGGTGGGACTAATCCAGAATAACGATGAGACAGCTGATCTGGAGTAGGTAGCAGAACTGTCTTCTTTGTGCAAGGAAAACAACTTGGACTTACTGTCCTGTAAATGTAACAAAGACCAAGGAGTTGATGGTGAATTTCAGGAGAAGACAGCAGGTCTCCTAGTACAAACTGCTTAAGATCAACGGAGCTGTAGAGGAGAGTGAGACCAGTTACAAATATGTGGGTGTCCACATCACTGAAGACCTGTCTTGAACAGCTCACATCTCTTCTCTGGTTAAGAAGGCCAGGAAATGCTTGGGCTTAGGCTTTCCCTGGGTCTGAGCAAACTCTTTTACATGTCAATAATACAATCCGTTGTTTCTGGGAATATTACCGTCTGATATGGGAACAGCAGCTCTCAGGACAAAACGGACTTGAGAGTGATCAGGTGGCTGAGCACATCAGGCAAGAGAATCAGGTCACTCAGCAGGAACTGAAAGACTAAACAGGATCTTTTACCACTAAGCTATCAGGGCATTAAAGACTTTATCTCACTAACTGTCAAGGGCAATGTACACTTGTTCTTTTGTACATACTTGTTctaattattttctatttattttttctaaaatTCCCCACTGTCTGGAGCATGGCACAATTTTTATTTCACTACATTTGTAGTTATACAAACATGTGACAAATAAAACGCTTGAATCTTATATAAGAGCAAAAACTATTTTGGGTTTGAAAAAGGACAACTGCACCATCGTGTGGCCATTCAGTGTTACTACAGTCAAAGTTCACCTATATCCCAATCTAAAAAAGATTTGCAGATATTAACCCAAACTACTAAAACAAATTTAGTCACGTAGCTGAAATCTGATATTTGACTAACCATCAATTGGAACTCTGTCTACTCCTGTATTTAAACTGATGTAGGTATACAACTTTTAATGTAATGGTCTTAGTAAGATTATTAGACTGATATTTTAAGATGTGTATAAAAGTAGACAGCCTTTATACTTTAGAAGTATTTTATGCTATATTGGTTTATATAATCATCATTATATAATTTCTATCTTATTATTAACCTAAAGTGAACCTACAAACTCAAGGGATGAACATAAGACCATTATTACTGACCAGTGAACACGTTGCGTTATCTTCAATAATGTATATAAAGCCCAACGCATGTATCGCCGATCTCTGATTATGGTAATAGAAACATAGTGACACCTCCACAACTGTTTTCTGATCCAGAAGTGAAAAtgttaatatatattattaaaatttGGGAAACAAAATAATTTTTGGTTTACCACAACCAAAAATGGATTCCTCAAAATACATAGACTGAAAGACTTATTCCTATTAGCAGTAAATGGTTTCTAGTAGGTTTCTAGGTTCTAGTAGTATATGAAGCACTGAACCCTACCATAAAGAAGGATTTACTAACTGTAGGGGTCCGATTCGACCAGGCTCCGCGGTCAACTTGACAATGAGAGTAGCATAGCGACCAACAGCAGGGATAAATGACTGAGCTAATGCAGCGACTCTAAGCAAAACTACTGTATTAGATGTCACAAAGACAGTTCTAAATCATTAACACCACAAATAATCCGCGGGAAAAATAACGGATGTTATGAGCAAAAACTAGAGCCACTTTAATTGAAAGTGCGGTTATGCTAACGTTAGCGGTTAGCACTGGACCTCTTTCACTAATTACATCACCGGCAGACTTATTACACATAACACATTATATAACAACACTTACCCATGTTGAATGTATGACTAAAAACAATCACgtgttgtgtgatttattttggTCCCGAGCAAAGAACTTACAAATTATTACAGCTAAGTAGCGTTCAAAGTTGCGACACGAACGCGCTTCTCCAAACCGAGATGGCGGCCGGAAGTGACATGATCACATCGGGTTTGTTAAAAGTAGATCCTGAATAATGAATGTTAAAAGTTTCAAATGTAAGTAAAAACAATGCTCTTGTAGAATCTACCGCGCAAGCAGACCTTTATTGTATTTTGGGTCATTTTTGCTGCAATACAATGTtccaaaaatatttttgtatttattccGGTATAATTCAAATATTCTAGATGTATaagtaaataattttaaattacTAGAATACTTTTAGATTTCACAACCAATGTTGAAGCAATCAATTTTCCCAAAACATTTCACAACAGAACCAATAATAAGTATACTTTGACACAAAAACTAATGATGTGAATTACTTTCTTCTGAATCAGTTTCCCCAAAGCAGAAATATTGAATTTCAAGGTTGACAGGTACTTTACTGTCATAGTCAACCTCTCTTCTTTGACATTCTTACCAGGGTGCCAAAATATTGTCCAACAcagttgtttgtcttttgtgttaATAATTAGACCAAGAGATTCTCATTTCTATCTGAGCCTAAACTGTTGGACACCTCACCTCAGAGAAAATGATTAACCTTTCCTTCGGAAGCACGGCCACTGACAATACACTTACTGATTTGACATACTGTGTGCATAGAGAAGCATAATTCAGCCTTGAAAATCTGGCACTTCATCAGTCAGGCACTCAGTGGTTCATCTATTTGTTTTTAGTCTCAACAAAAGAGAGGAAATCCACAGAGTACATTAGGACACCTTGTGACTTAGCAAGTTAAACATCTATCATTTAACAGCTACATACGTAGCCCAAACATGGACTCACAACTGGTGCCAATTATTCCACACCAGTGGTTTAAAACCACATGTACCAGTCACCATAAGTACTAGACCACTGACGGTCTCCTCTGATAAACAGCTCTCCGGTAGTCCATCAATCATGTGCCTTTTCTGCTTTATGGCTCCACACTGGCTTGCGTTTCTCGATGAAGGCCTGGATTCCTTCTTGTCCGTCTCTCAGAGCCAGGTTGTCAACCATCACCTTGGAGGCGATGGCATATGCTGCGTCTCGGCCTTGAGACATCTGTCTGTAGAAGAAACAAATAGTAGAATATAATAAGTAAGTCAAATGTAAAGGCAATAGTAGAGTAATAGAGAGTAAATACATTACTTTTGATACTATCTGTTTTTGTGTAGTCCTAAATACAAATTGATGATCacaaacaaaaatgaacaaatagtCAGTTTGAAGTCACCTTTGGAAAGTGGCCTTGCCGAGGGCCACGACTGGTCGGCTCGCCTGACACACCCGCTTGGCAATGGCTAaggtctcctcctccagtcgctCTTCTGGCACCACCTTACTAACCAGACCATGCAGCAAAGCTTCTTGGGCTGAGATGGGAGCTCCTGTGAACAACATCTCCATTGCAACCTGGTAAAAATGGCAGTAAGCTATTaaaagttcatttttttttcctgatatCTTAGGTAGTTTCATAACAGCTTTCGGGTGCCATAGAAACCCTTTGCATGCAGTCATCCCTACCTTCCTCGGCACAGCCCTGCCGATGGCCACAGCAGGCGTGGAGCAGAACAGGCCCACATTGACACCCGGCGTGGCGAAGGTGGACTTCTCCGTCACCACTGCAATGTCACAGCTGGCAACAAGCTGGCAACCTGCTGCCGTGGCAACACCATTCACCATCGCAATGACAGGAACCGGTAGGTCTTGTATTATGCCCATTACCTGTAAAATACTATGTGTTAGAATAGATACCAAATTAACCCATTATGCAGACGACAGGTAAGCGCTGACCTCAGCACAAGTATGAAACACGTTAGCGTGATGTTCTTGGCCATGGGCTGACGTCAGCTCCTTCAGGTCGTGTCCAGAGGAAAACACCGGACCTttggctgacacacacaaacacttagaCGGGCATCTTTTTACCCCTCTATTACACCAATAGTGAAATATCTACCCGATATAATTATAACTCTGAGATCATCACTGTCAACATCAGCCAAGATGTTCTCTCTGAGAGACTCCAGCATGGAGAGAGACAACGCATTCCTCTTCTTCGGGTTGTTCAGTATAACTCTCCTTGAAACAAAGAAGACAGTTTGCTTTAGCAAAGCGGTCTGATTTCATTATTGCATTGTTTTTACgttgtgtctgagctgcagttttGTGTGTCACTTTTTAATACTGAGCCTCCTCAAGCCCATCCTCTTAGATGCTGTGTTTCCAAATGAGAGATTCTGAGGATCAGAGGTCCAAAACGACCGACACCATTTGTTACTGCACCTTATTCCGCCGTTTTCCTGTTTCACTGTCAGCGGCTCCGCTTCGGTCTGAGAGTAAAACCTGGAAGCGGGAAGCCGAGCCGTGGCCCCGCTGAGCTGAAACGCAGCTCTGCACAGCAAACTACGAGCCATGATAATGCACTACAGTTCACCTTCCCCCTCCCACTTCCGGGTACAATGACGTCACGATACGTACGGTAAcgtataaaaaaaaaccttcttcttcttctttttgtgctTATTGGCAAAAAACTAGTGCGCCACCAACTGATACGGAGCTGAACCAGGAttctaataaaaacaaaaatcatacAAAAATACTTGTTGAGCTAAGAAACTGAATCTGAACATAATAACTAATATTAAAAATCAACAGTTCAAAGACATCAGTTAAGACCGTTTGGAAGAGTAAAGAAAAAGAACATCCTAAGTCTGTTAACATCTGTCCATGTTGACTTAAAACTAAGTGTAATCCTAATActatataattaatatatatatatatatatatatatatatatatatatatatatatatatatatatatatatatatatatatatatatatatatatatatataatataagaacatttttttaaatggcagAATCTTGATTCTAGTATTAGGATTACATTTAGTTTTAAGTCAACATGGACAGATGTTAACAGACTTAGGATGTTTAAACTaaatgtgagaggtcagagtgAGCATTATAACTACAAAGGTCCCCACAAGGATGAACTATAAATGTGTGGGTCTTCTGAAAAGGGGAAGGGTCCCCACTTCCTGTTGTGGGGCAGCACGTCGGTCACACACTCCCCTCAGGAGGCAGTTTTCTCACGCTGTAGTGTATaattacacatacacaaacaaaaatcacaCAAATACACCCGTAAACCGGATAATTCACAGCATTCACTGGCATCTTGTATCAAGTGCTTTGTTGGTCACGTTCACACCTGTCACATGATTTAGTCCTAAAAAGCATTTAATTTCCATTCAGCATCCATCTCCCTGGATCATTGCAGGACTTCTTCTGATGACACAAAGGTCAGACGTGAGACTTAAACATCTGTCGgattttgtgtgcgtgtgtgtggacatgtGAAATCTggggaagagaaggaggagtggGGTTGATTAGAAACTGCGTGTGTGGGGGGTCGAGTTATTCCCCTGACAGTAAATGAGAATCTCCTCACACTCTTGTGGATGTGACGTAATGatgtaagcacacacacacacacacacacacactattaaaGTATCTTAGCAGCAGTAAGTTCTCAGGGTGGAACAACAATAATATTCAAGGTCTTCCTGATTAGTAGTAAGGTGGTACATGCagaaatataatattataaaaatataataatataaaatataaaaataataatgtagtTTAGTAATgtctacttatttatttattaagcaGCAGGTTATGAATGAACAAAGCCCACTTCCTGTTATGTGTTGTACATCAACCTGgtacatttcaaaataaaatccaggTAAGATGAGTTTTTTGGTCATACTGCTATGAGAGGTCATATGAACCACATTAATGCTTATGCATTATATTTCATTGGATTCAGTTGATGTCAGACTGTAATATTTTAATCTGGGTCTGAGCTTTTAGAACCAGTTCTGACTGTTACAGTCCGGAGGCCACAGATTATTGATGCCAGGACATCAACTCCCTAAAGCTGCATCTTGATCGGAAAAAATCCCACTCAGTTACGTGACCTCGCTCGGCTTTAGTTTGACCTACATGAATCCGTGGTTTTATCACGCATGATGAGAAATTCGAGTGAAAAGACGCCAGCGTCCATATCTGGgaatgtgtgcgcgtgcgcacgCTTCTCCAGCGCCATAATACCGCATCGGCAGTAAATGTCATAGAGGTATTTCCTGTCCCCGTTCCTTCAGTGTAAACCGCAAAATTAGAAGACGTCGCGCACGAGAATCCAGACTCGGGAGGAGACGCCGAAGCCACGCAGGAGCCCACGACGCCCGGGAGGGGCAGGGTAAGAGCTGGGGACAGCTTCCCCCATTTAATTCTTTTGTCACCCTCATCCAGGCGACAGCATCTTCACGACTGTAGTTTCATTAGACACAACCTACGCGCTGTCTTACTGTGAAAGACACAAAGGCAACAGCGAATTTAATTCACCAGTCTGTAAATTAAAGGTTTCTCAGCTTCCCGCAAAAGACATCGCTTGAAAAAGGACTCAGTGTCATGTATGAATCAGAATAACGCACGTACCAATTTCGGCATCAATACAGTTCACGGGCGGATTGTATTTTAACAAATTTTGAGCTCGGTCCTGCTCGCGCGTCCCGTCGTGTCAGGTCTGTGGGTGAAAGTGGGACGAAAGGAATCGCACATGGGACAGTTAAAAAATATAGGAGTTTTATCGGATAAATCATCATATCGCAATTCTATATGTGCCGAATATAAAAGTAACTCACATATATTTAGAAAATATATAAAGAAAacattgtatttgtatttatacttGTTTAAATACGTCAAATCTTCAAATAGTTCAGTTAATGAACGGGAGTTTGTGGGTCACAGGGGAGGTTCTTAAATCACATCACAGTGAAATACCTATTATCGCTTTATtgatttttctgctttttttgtgATGAGAGTCTGCAGGAATGGATGTGATTtgcagcgtgcgtgtgtccgtgtccgtgtccgCGTCCGCGCGCGTCGCTGACCCGTCCAAGGTTTTCTCCACGGCGTATTTCCAGGTGCGAAACCTGCGTCAGGTCGTCGGGTTTCTTGGGGATGCAGCGAGCATGCGCACTGTCGACgattttattttcatctttGTTACCAAATAAAGTAATGTTTGTTAATAGGATCAATTCTGGCGTTCATGTAAACGTATCCACTTGAAAATTTGGGTCTTTTTGAATATTTAACAGGTTTGTAAAATATTAACGGCCTTACAACTAAGGGAGTAGATTCTGTGCTTTACTTCATTATGTAACAAACATCTAACTTATTTATTGTTGATTTTATGACAAGGGAAACAACGGATTTCCATCCACAAAAGCCCGTGAGATTTGTTTATAAATTGATTTGGTCAAAcgtaaaaataaactaaatggTTTTATTGGGGTGCAGATGGTAAATCAGGCCCTTGTTGGGATGACAACACTGTAAACTGTGTAACTGACGTTTTATTTGGCTGATGAACGAACCTCTAATATACAAACACCCTCCTCACTGCTTGGCCGCTTCAAGTTTGGAAACACGATAGGAGGGAAACGTCTGTCAAGTTTCTTTTAGCGTCAACAGAGTTTCCTAAATGCGgacattcaaaataaaataaaataaaatagcaaaCGACTAGATGACATTTATGCGTTCAACTACTAGCGGGTTTTAGGACATAGCATTACCAACAGGTCATGTGCTTTTTGATATCCAGTTGTTTgaacagaagctgatgaaaaaaatgaatacCCTGAACATGTGTAAATCTGTACCTGAgaccaaaataaataaagaaataaaagtaaGAGGAAGATAAGCTGCTATTACCgatacagtagtacagtatgttttctgAAAGGACTCCTGCATTATAACAGCGAAACTTCATCTTatagttgtgtttttaaataattaatctgAGTATTTAACGTAATTTATCCTAGTCcctgtcttttattttaaagtccGCAACCGGAAGTCCTGTGGTGCATAGCGATGCCTTGACGCCGCTGGCAGGAACGTGCAGCAGAATGCGGAGCAGCTGATGCTCTTGCGGGGCTAAAAATAATcaacttttctctctctttttttaaacttccttctctctgtgtgttttcttatttattaGAGGCCAGACTCCAGGAATGACGCAGGCTCAGTGAGGATTGGCACCTTTGTCCGGGGTAAGTGTGGTTTTCTGTACGTTCTCCGATTGATCCAGCTTCACTTAAGGACTCGGGTTTAATGTGGCTGGAACTCATCTCAGTTTACttgttaaaatgattttttttttactaaagtGTAAAGTTAGTTTATTGAACGGTTACTACGTTTTAAAGTTAGTTTGTAAACATTTATTGTAGGACCAATTTAGGTTTTCCTCTTGACATTAATCTGTGACACTAAATTATGATAAACAGGGAGGTGAAGTTGACACAGACCTTGGCTTCTCTGGCGGCCATCTTCGTTTTCAGCCCTTTATAAGAAACCTTTAAACTCCTCCTAGTTCATCGTGCACAGAGGGAGAGCTGAGC
Above is a window of Betta splendens chromosome 9, fBetSpl5.4, whole genome shotgun sequence DNA encoding:
- the usp6nl gene encoding USP6 N-terminal-like protein isoform X2; translated protein: MRTKAPSPLENPLDGLTRASDTEQDAAVKLDQERAEIVSKYDKGKEAVVEPWEDTNFRLYKVIDRFGFVHENELPSYDSVEEKQKHMEVERTTKWLKMLKSWDKYKNSEKLVRRIYKGIPLQLRGEVWCLLLDIPKIREEKKDFYEKLKARARGLSPDVRQIDLDVNRTYRDHIMFMHRYDVKQQALFHVLTAYSMYNTEVGYCQGMSQITALLLIYMNEEDAFWALVKLLSGHKHAMHGFFVPGFPKLMRFQEHHDRILKKTMPKLKHHLDNQEVFTSLYTLKWFFQCFLDRTPFTLTLRIWDIYILEGERVLPAMSYTILKMHKRHLMKLSMEELVEFLQETLSKDFFFEDDFVIEQLQASMTELRRAKLDLPAPGKDEEFPRKPLGQLPPELPAVMNHLANGQSHIEPAGPPRDSSPVLEQQQDSEPPSRPHQDYVDKPLRHSGDKMGGRSRGLERIPSEPQTHSTATTTPERGFKPPSLDISTQLGTVGKGKPQGHTTANNNSNAVSSAHRDITPRWVKPSETKLEAVKAAARGAQLSRGVSPAPSSPDNTLPPSRQPRSKGFVPASDRGSNASQYDNVPGTAEHDFEILELEKPPTRIRAPRSETPFSVSSQHQDSSSRGTSQAGSIVCAASGPRMAQHPPPPHFSNSSSGIQVSSPDNHNQYVLSKPTEVPIFHPAHGMNLDHKRTERLYAPSSRYPPPSSDAYGHHAYATTQRQPSSRSPEKALRNNSFATYRRQPPPSSAHNPRLAKPPPEHSLQLEPQGSTTPIYLQQFTSTSEPNQVNYRFEGQRRDEANLRYLPNVERVVDGLLWSPEHEQLPISPGGMPRSPSFQQAQMSPVQQFTFPASSDGIHHYRTEFQEQQPVIRQQLPQLFGGPHYRHAQEAFALQETMLL
- the usp6nl gene encoding USP6 N-terminal-like protein isoform X4 — protein: MTSDTEQDAAVKLDQERAEIVSKYDKGKEAVVEPWEDTNFRLYKVIDRFGFVHENELPSYDSVEEKQKHMEVERTTKWLKMLKSWDKYKNSEKLVRRIYKGIPLQLRGEVWCLLLDIPKIREEKKDFYEKLKARARGLSPDVRQIDLDVNRTYRDHIMFMHRYDVKQQALFHVLTAYSMYNTEVGYCQGMSQITALLLIYMNEEDAFWALVKLLSGHKHAMHGFFVPGFPKLMRFQEHHDRILKKTMPKLKHHLDNQEVFTSLYTLKWFFQCFLDRTPFTLTLRIWDIYILEGERVLPAMSYTILKMHKRHLMKLSMEELVEFLQETLSKDFFFEDDFVIEQLQASMTELRRAKLDLPAPGKDEEFPRKPLGQLPPELPAVMNHLANGQSHIEPAGPPRDSSPVLEQQQDSEPPSRPHQDYVDKPLRHSGDKMGGRSRGLERIPSEPQTHSTATTTPERGFKPPSLDISTQLGTVGKGKPQGHTTANNNSNAVSSAHRDITPRWVKPSETKLEAVKAAARGAQLSRGVSPAPSSPDNTLPPSRQPRSKGFVPASDRGSNASQYDNVPGTAEHDFEILELEKPPTRIRAPRSETPFSVSSQHQDSSSRGTSQAGSIVCAASGPRMAQHPPPPHFSNSSSGIQVSSPDNHNQYVLSKPTEVPIFHPAHGMNLDHKRTERLYAPSSRYPPPSSDAYGHHAYATTQRQPSSRSPEKALRNNSFATYRRQPPPSSAHNPRLAKPPPEHSLQLEPQGSTTPIYLQQFTSTSEPNQVNYRFEGQRRDEANLRYLPNVERVVDGLLWSPEHEQLPISPGGMPRSPSFQQAQMSPVQQFTFPASSDGIHHYRTEFQEQQPVIRQQLPQLFGGPHYRHAQEAFALQETMLL
- the usp6nl gene encoding USP6 N-terminal-like protein isoform X3, coding for MNAAKDSIYHKRSASDTEQDAAVKLDQERAEIVSKYDKGKEAVVEPWEDTNFRLYKVIDRFGFVHENELPSYDSVEEKQKHMEVERTTKWLKMLKSWDKYKNSEKLVRRIYKGIPLQLRGEVWCLLLDIPKIREEKKDFYEKLKARARGLSPDVRQIDLDVNRTYRDHIMFMHRYDVKQQALFHVLTAYSMYNTEVGYCQGMSQITALLLIYMNEEDAFWALVKLLSGHKHAMHGFFVPGFPKLMRFQEHHDRILKKTMPKLKHHLDNQEVFTSLYTLKWFFQCFLDRTPFTLTLRIWDIYILEGERVLPAMSYTILKMHKRHLMKLSMEELVEFLQETLSKDFFFEDDFVIEQLQASMTELRRAKLDLPAPGKDEEFPRKPLGQLPPELPAVMNHLANGQSHIEPAGPPRDSSPVLEQQQDSEPPSRPHQDYVDKPLRHSGDKMGGRSRGLERIPSEPQTHSTATTTPERGFKPPSLDISTQLGTVGKGKPQGHTTANNNSNAVSSAHRDITPRWVKPSETKLEAVKAAARGAQLSRGVSPAPSSPDNTLPPSRQPRSKGFVPASDRGSNASQYDNVPGTAEHDFEILELEKPPTRIRAPRSETPFSVSSQHQDSSSRGTSQAGSIVCAASGPRMAQHPPPPHFSNSSSGIQVSSPDNHNQYVLSKPTEVPIFHPAHGMNLDHKRTERLYAPSSRYPPPSSDAYGHHAYATTQRQPSSRSPEKALRNNSFATYRRQPPPSSAHNPRLAKPPPEHSLQLEPQGSTTPIYLQQFTSTSEPNQVNYRFEGQRRDEANLRYLPNVERVVDGLLWSPEHEQLPISPGGMPRSPSFQQAQMSPVQQFTFPASSDGIHHYRTEFQEQQPVIRQQLPQLFGGPHYRHAQEAFALQETMLL
- the usp6nl gene encoding USP6 N-terminal-like protein isoform X1, with amino-acid sequence MQVLQIVKELVSPSRRRAAGRFGASDTEQDAAVKLDQERAEIVSKYDKGKEAVVEPWEDTNFRLYKVIDRFGFVHENELPSYDSVEEKQKHMEVERTTKWLKMLKSWDKYKNSEKLVRRIYKGIPLQLRGEVWCLLLDIPKIREEKKDFYEKLKARARGLSPDVRQIDLDVNRTYRDHIMFMHRYDVKQQALFHVLTAYSMYNTEVGYCQGMSQITALLLIYMNEEDAFWALVKLLSGHKHAMHGFFVPGFPKLMRFQEHHDRILKKTMPKLKHHLDNQEVFTSLYTLKWFFQCFLDRTPFTLTLRIWDIYILEGERVLPAMSYTILKMHKRHLMKLSMEELVEFLQETLSKDFFFEDDFVIEQLQASMTELRRAKLDLPAPGKDEEFPRKPLGQLPPELPAVMNHLANGQSHIEPAGPPRDSSPVLEQQQDSEPPSRPHQDYVDKPLRHSGDKMGGRSRGLERIPSEPQTHSTATTTPERGFKPPSLDISTQLGTVGKGKPQGHTTANNNSNAVSSAHRDITPRWVKPSETKLEAVKAAARGAQLSRGVSPAPSSPDNTLPPSRQPRSKGFVPASDRGSNASQYDNVPGTAEHDFEILELEKPPTRIRAPRSETPFSVSSQHQDSSSRGTSQAGSIVCAASGPRMAQHPPPPHFSNSSSGIQVSSPDNHNQYVLSKPTEVPIFHPAHGMNLDHKRTERLYAPSSRYPPPSSDAYGHHAYATTQRQPSSRSPEKALRNNSFATYRRQPPPSSAHNPRLAKPPPEHSLQLEPQGSTTPIYLQQFTSTSEPNQVNYRFEGQRRDEANLRYLPNVERVVDGLLWSPEHEQLPISPGGMPRSPSFQQAQMSPVQQFTFPASSDGIHHYRTEFQEQQPVIRQQLPQLFGGPHYRHAQEAFALQETMLL